A window of Maioricimonas rarisocia genomic DNA:
GCAACATTGCCATATTCGCCATTGCCACCGTCGTCATTGGCTTTGCCGGCGTGAAGGCGACAGGACTGGCCGACCGTCTTGCCGACCGCAGCGGCATGGGCGAAGCGGTCACCGGCACGATCTTCCTGGGCTTCCTGACGGCCCTGCCGGGCCTCCTCGCTTCCGTCGTGGCCGCGGCGAAGGGACATCCCGCGATGGCCATCAGCAACGCGATGGGAGGCATTGCCGTCCAGACTGCCGCGCTGGCGGTGGCCGACATTGCCTATCGTCGCGCGAATCTCGAGCATGCCGCGGCTTCGGTCCCCAACATGATGCAGGCCACCATCCTCGTCGCGCTGATGGTTCTGGTGTTGTGCGGTCTCAGCGGACCGGACGTCACTGTCATGCACATCCATCCGGTCACGATCCTGCTGATCCTGGCCGCCGGGGGAGCATTCCAGCTGGTCATCGCCACGCGGAATGACCCGATGTGGAAGCCGACCGAGACCGCCCTGACCGTCACCGACGAACCGGAGGACGAGCACAAGCAGGAAAGCATGACCGGCCTGATCACCGGTCTGGTCATCGCCGCCGGGCTGACCGGCGTCAGCGGAGCGCTCGTCGCCGAGTCGGCCAGCAACATCGTCAAAGAGACCGGCCTCTCGGAGGTGCTTGTCGGAGCCCTCTTCGTGGCTCTCGCCACCTCGCTTCCGGAACTCGTCACCAGCGTGGCGGCGGTCCGTCGGGGAGCCCTCACACTCGCCGTCAGTGATATCGTCGGCGGAAACTTCTTTGACGTGCTCTTTATTGCTGCCGCCGACCTGGTGTATCTGAACGGTTCCATCTTTCACGCCAGCGGCATCGGCCCGCGGGAAATCTTTCTGACCAGCGTCACGATTCTGCTGAACATCGTGCTGCTCGCCGGGCTGATCTTCCGGCAGAAACGGGGTCCGGGGAACATCGGATTCGAGAGCGTCCTGATGCTCATCCTCTACTTCGGAGGACTGACCATACTGTCCGTGGCCATGTAGCCCGCTGTCCCCGGCCCTCCATGAGCTGACGATGTCTCAGGGAATCTACTCGATCGGCAGACCGGCATCCTTCCAGTCCATCTTGCCCGCATCGTAGTCGTAGACTTCCTCGTACCCGAGTTCATCCAGTTTCCGGGCCGCCTTGGGTGACGCATCACATGCGCGGTCCAGACAGTACACCACGACGGGAGCGGACTTGTCCGAAGCAACATTCTGAATGCTGCTCTCGAACGAGTCATTCAGCGGGACGTTGGCCGCTCCGGGAAGGTGGAACTTCTCGTAGTACTCCTCTCCGAGAACTTCGACGACTGTCACGTCCCCCCGGTTCTCCATCATCTCCCTGACCTTGTCACGATTGATCGCCTGCATCAGACACTCCTTTCGCTCACGGAACTCGATACGAGCGACATCGAAATGCCGCATTTCCGCTGGACGGGACAACTATTGGTGTGCGGCGACGGTCGCCTCCGGTAGATCGGCACGCGAAACGATCCCGGTAATCCGGTAGTCGGAGTCGTGAACGGTGACCCGTCGCAGCTGGCGCTCTTCCATATAGCGGAGGGCCCGATCGACGGGCGTGTCCTCCGCGAGTGTCGCCGCCCCGGGATTGGCATCATCGGCCGGATCATCCCGCGTCGTCTGCCGGGTCGAGACAATCGATCCCACGTACGTTCTGTCCGGATCCAGCCCCTGCGCCATCACGCGGACGACAACATCCCGATCGGTCAGGACTCCGGCTGAAACGCCTTCGTGCATCACCGGCAGAAAACCGACATCCTTCTCCGCCATCAGTTCCGCAGCCTGCCGCACGGACTGGCTCGAACCGATCGTGTACACCGATCTGGTCATCACATCTCGAAGCAACTTCATTACGACCTCCTTCCTCGCTGGGGCATCTCACCTGCTCTCTGCAGAGAGACGACGCCTGTCGCCCCGGAAACGACCACAAGCCCGCCGGCGACGATGCCGACGGG
This region includes:
- a CDS encoding sodium:calcium antiporter → MLDYQIPLEGNIAIFAIATVVIGFAGVKATGLADRLADRSGMGEAVTGTIFLGFLTALPGLLASVVAAAKGHPAMAISNAMGGIAVQTAALAVADIAYRRANLEHAAASVPNMMQATILVALMVLVLCGLSGPDVTVMHIHPVTILLILAAGGAFQLVIATRNDPMWKPTETALTVTDEPEDEHKQESMTGLITGLVIAAGLTGVSGALVAESASNIVKETGLSEVLVGALFVALATSLPELVTSVAAVRRGALTLAVSDIVGGNFFDVLFIAAADLVYLNGSIFHASGIGPREIFLTSVTILLNIVLLAGLIFRQKRGPGNIGFESVLMLILYFGGLTILSVAM
- a CDS encoding rhodanese-like domain-containing protein, whose product is MQAINRDKVREMMENRGDVTVVEVLGEEYYEKFHLPGAANVPLNDSFESSIQNVASDKSAPVVVYCLDRACDASPKAARKLDELGYEEVYDYDAGKMDWKDAGLPIE
- a CDS encoding CBS domain-containing protein — translated: MKLLRDVMTRSVYTIGSSQSVRQAAELMAEKDVGFLPVMHEGVSAGVLTDRDVVVRVMAQGLDPDRTYVGSIVSTRQTTRDDPADDANPGAATLAEDTPVDRALRYMEERQLRRVTVHDSDYRITGIVSRADLPEATVAAHQ